The Spirochaeta lutea genome window below encodes:
- the dut gene encoding dUTP diphosphatase: MHPRISIRARFLPEAEPFYATSHSSGMDLIAVLDQGIVLKPGQRGLIPTGLFLAVPDGYEAQVRPRSGLAIKHGITCVNSPGTIDADYRGEIKVIMINLGDSDYTVEPGMRIAQLVFAPVVQATLQYSSLEGLEETERGSGGFGSTEDAIRK; this comes from the coding sequence ATGCATCCGCGAATTTCTATAAGGGCTCGGTTTCTCCCAGAAGCTGAGCCTTTTTATGCAACAAGCCATTCTTCGGGTATGGATCTGATCGCTGTCCTGGATCAGGGGATTGTATTGAAACCGGGGCAACGAGGATTAATTCCTACCGGGTTGTTCTTGGCTGTTCCGGATGGCTACGAGGCTCAGGTCCGGCCGCGATCGGGGCTCGCCATAAAACACGGGATTACCTGCGTGAATAGCCCCGGTACGATTGATGCAGATTATCGAGGCGAGATAAAGGTTATCATGATCAATCTTGGGGATTCCGATTATACCGTTGAACCAGGTATGAGAATTGCGCAACTCGTGTTTGCTCCCGTGGTTCAGGCAACCCTCCAGTACAGTTCCCTGGAGGGACTCGAGGAAACCGAAAGGGGCTCCGGTGGATTTGGTTCAACCGAAGATGCAATCAGAAAATAG
- a CDS encoding nucleotidyl transferase family protein, translating into MEILHYDQLHPELFPDDYRIAATMGVFDGVHRGHRTLIHRAKYLAETRGGHPWAITFIENPGRVLDPGQFLGSISSLNQKLTLLEAEGLEGILLVPFSHKLRHTGAEEFMNTLSKLLRLDSFTIGENFKLGVFPGMTGKELSGQFPWVDILPLAYHNDEPISSTRIRKAVRNASISEANNLLGHCYTVDLRGIPLLRHGDETQIYHEMVSQVLPQRGEHCVTMVHRDGARVQGMVTCRDSGLVWQSDELESQIAFIEFDDTYIN; encoded by the coding sequence ATGGAAATACTTCACTATGACCAATTACACCCCGAACTGTTCCCTGACGACTATAGAATAGCAGCCACTATGGGCGTTTTTGACGGGGTTCATCGGGGTCACCGGACTCTCATCCATCGCGCAAAGTACCTGGCCGAAACCCGGGGAGGACATCCCTGGGCCATAACCTTCATAGAAAACCCCGGAAGGGTCCTCGATCCGGGGCAGTTTCTCGGATCCATTTCTAGTCTCAACCAGAAGCTCACCCTCTTGGAAGCGGAGGGTCTGGAAGGGATTCTGCTGGTTCCATTCAGCCATAAGCTTCGGCATACCGGGGCTGAGGAGTTTATGAACACCCTTTCGAAGCTCCTCAGACTGGATTCCTTTACCATAGGGGAGAATTTTAAGCTGGGGGTCTTCCCTGGAATGACGGGAAAGGAGCTTTCCGGCCAATTTCCTTGGGTTGACATCCTCCCATTGGCGTACCATAATGACGAGCCTATAAGCAGCACTCGAATCAGAAAGGCTGTACGAAATGCCTCTATATCAGAGGCAAATAACCTACTAGGGCATTGTTATACCGTTGATCTGCGCGGAATCCCCCTCCTTCGCCACGGGGATGAAACCCAGATTTACCATGAAATGGTATCCCAGGTTCTGCCCCAGCGGGGTGAGCATTGTGTTACAATGGTTCACCGTGATGGGGCACGAGTCCAGGGGATGGTTACATGCCGTGATTCAGGGCTGGTGTGGCAGAGCGATGAACTGGAGAGCCAGATCGCCTTTATTGAATTCGACGATACATACATTAATTAG
- a CDS encoding LptF/LptG family permease, with protein MLRTLSRFILFHFLQIFLVSLLFFVLIIELGDLFSNLNRYLTLEVPFSRIMEVQLLFLPKSLQLSLPIALLFSVSFSLGIIYSNNELIAVFAAGIPHIRFVLPLIILGGLLSVGSFYFEEGVVIQTLEQKNELSAVLLRRSASLNSANVTRLSDAGRVVYQAAYYNHSEKSLSEVSVLVRDDRGNPVQRIISSLARWDDSQGAWVFENAWIYNVNIHGELEGDSIFHTQYSSELLTKPPEDFQRLRDSIEDMTISEAREWISVLESSGLPPRKELTQYYERYAFALTPLIVMVISSAIGGNFKKNILLLSLLVSLGVSVVYYVIQMVGGLLAETGLIPPWVGAWIGVFLFLLIGITLLARAKT; from the coding sequence ATGCTCCGAACCCTTTCGCGCTTTATTCTTTTCCATTTTTTACAGATATTTCTGGTCTCTCTGTTGTTTTTCGTACTCATAATCGAATTGGGCGATCTCTTCTCTAATCTGAACCGCTACCTGACCCTGGAGGTTCCCTTTTCAAGGATCATGGAGGTGCAGTTACTATTCCTTCCAAAGAGCCTGCAACTCAGCCTGCCCATCGCGCTCTTATTCTCCGTATCGTTTTCCCTGGGGATCATCTATTCTAATAATGAACTTATAGCGGTCTTCGCCGCCGGGATCCCCCATATCCGGTTTGTCCTTCCTCTCATCATTCTTGGAGGGTTGCTGAGTGTGGGTAGCTTCTATTTTGAAGAGGGAGTAGTAATACAAACCCTTGAACAGAAAAATGAGCTCAGTGCCGTGCTACTACGACGTTCGGCCAGCTTGAATTCGGCGAATGTAACCCGCCTAAGTGATGCCGGTCGGGTTGTGTACCAGGCTGCATACTATAACCACTCCGAGAAGAGCCTGTCCGAGGTTAGCGTGCTCGTTCGGGATGATCGGGGAAACCCGGTTCAGCGGATTATCAGTAGCCTTGCACGCTGGGACGATTCCCAGGGAGCCTGGGTGTTTGAGAATGCATGGATCTACAATGTGAATATTCATGGAGAGTTAGAGGGTGATTCTATTTTTCATACCCAGTATTCCAGTGAACTGCTCACCAAGCCTCCCGAGGATTTCCAGCGGCTCAGGGATTCCATTGAGGATATGACCATTTCGGAAGCACGAGAATGGATCTCCGTGTTAGAGAGCTCCGGCTTGCCACCCCGCAAAGAGTTAACCCAGTACTATGAGCGCTATGCCTTTGCCCTCACTCCGTTGATTGTCATGGTTATTAGTTCAGCCATAGGCGGGAACTTTAAGAAGAATATCCTCCTCCTAAGCTTGCTTGTGTCCTTGGGAGTCTCTGTTGTATATTATGTCATTCAAATGGTCGGCGGGCTTTTGGCTGAGACGGGTCTCATTCCCCCTTGGGTAGGGGCTTGGATAGGAGTATTCCTTTTTTTGCTCATTGGAATCACCCTGCTGGCTCGTGCAAAAACGTAA
- the truB gene encoding tRNA pseudouridine(55) synthase TruB: MKNSKHPQPALILLNKPPGITSFKALSSVKRVLSTTKVGHCGTLDKFASGLLIVLVGKATKMVPLFTGQDKTYHGTLHFGSQTDTLDPEGRVEKTCPLPDQQEARDAALSFIGEYAQVPPVFSAIHIKGKRAYQRQLQGEEVTMPARQVTIRDLKIVNQGSDFLEFQVTCSKGTYIRSLARDIAQRCGSCATLTRLHRQSIGSFSVDAAAGPEDFAESPGYLTGLSFINAIPGAGYMEISPEEQGLVQQGILAETLLTRVARSSHQGSILFLIDSREHIIASLDASGSQITFNWVQPTDPADSPAY; encoded by the coding sequence ATGAAGAATTCCAAGCACCCCCAGCCGGCCCTGATTCTACTCAATAAGCCCCCAGGGATAACCTCTTTTAAAGCCCTCTCATCGGTAAAACGGGTCTTGTCCACCACCAAGGTCGGTCATTGCGGCACCTTAGATAAATTCGCCTCGGGCTTGTTGATCGTCTTGGTGGGTAAGGCTACGAAGATGGTTCCCCTCTTTACCGGGCAGGATAAAACCTACCACGGAACTCTCCACTTCGGCAGTCAGACCGATACCCTTGATCCCGAGGGCAGGGTTGAAAAAACCTGCCCCTTGCCCGACCAGCAGGAGGCCCGGGATGCGGCTCTTTCCTTTATCGGCGAGTACGCCCAGGTTCCTCCTGTGTTCTCGGCGATTCACATCAAGGGGAAACGAGCATACCAGCGGCAACTCCAAGGAGAGGAAGTTACCATGCCCGCCCGACAGGTTACCATCAGAGATCTGAAGATCGTAAATCAAGGGAGTGATTTTCTTGAGTTTCAGGTAACCTGTTCTAAGGGTACCTATATACGATCCCTTGCTCGGGATATTGCCCAACGTTGCGGCTCCTGCGCCACCCTCACCCGATTGCATCGCCAATCCATCGGTTCGTTTTCGGTTGATGCAGCCGCCGGTCCGGAGGACTTCGCGGAATCCCCGGGGTATCTTACGGGGTTGTCCTTTATTAACGCTATTCCCGGAGCCGGATATATGGAAATCAGCCCTGAAGAGCAGGGGTTGGTTCAACAGGGCATCCTGGCGGAGACCCTTCTAACCAGGGTTGCTAGGTCATCCCACCAGGGGAGTATCCTATTTTTAATAGATTCCCGGGAACACATCATTGCTTCCCTGGATGCTTCGGGCAGTCAAATCACCTTTAATTGGGTACAGCCCACAGATCCTGCAGATTCCCCGGCGTACTGA
- the rbfA gene encoding 30S ribosome-binding factor RbfA, protein MSSIRQTRVEKLILQIVSGYIMRGEIKDPRVGSLLTLVSCKVSKDLAYAEIGVSGYMDQQHLQKGVDGLNHAAGFIQSGLGRELKTRNTPKLRFTVEAGIQEGFELTKKLESLVSHDEDEEFQAPPAGPDSTQ, encoded by the coding sequence ATGAGCTCCATCCGTCAAACTCGGGTTGAAAAATTGATTCTCCAGATAGTGAGCGGATACATAATGAGGGGTGAGATCAAGGATCCACGTGTGGGTTCCTTGCTCACCCTAGTTTCGTGCAAGGTATCAAAAGACCTAGCGTATGCGGAAATCGGAGTCTCGGGATACATGGATCAGCAACACCTGCAAAAGGGAGTCGATGGACTTAACCATGCTGCTGGATTCATTCAGTCCGGATTAGGACGAGAGTTGAAAACCCGGAACACCCCGAAGCTTCGGTTTACCGTGGAGGCTGGCATTCAGGAAGGATTCGAGCTGACGAAAAAACTTGAATCCCTCGTGAGCCATGATGAAGATGAAGAATTCCAAGCACCCCCAGCCGGCCCTGATTCTACTCAATAA
- a CDS encoding LptF/LptG family permease has protein sequence MQSENRRSWSSVLVRYTIKEFLFSFTVAFLFFIVIFFVNQILVIARDRLSENVSIIDTLRLIVFAMPAIVALSFPFGTLLAVLMTTGKLASDNEILALQASGISLPRIFIPLMAVGLLFSGISFVTNDYFLPLGTLRYTQLYQELLFSNSELVLQPNSIQRYDESTIITGDVRSGIVYQVVILDQGEEQTNRIISAETAQIIRNAKQDGVISLSLGGVTIHEADIENPRDYTLTTSDTMVYSILLNQLTSSIRNPSAREMSSLDVYDLILAREGVLQDRWLRADREIALALSRLISAYHSGGDGPQLQGLITQIDDLRNQPRVDRTLQLYKIEFWKKFSIPFACFTFIILGFPVGLIARHNGRAVGFGIGVLFAVVYWALLLGGEALGVQNLRIPPMVAMLFPNVMMVLAGVILYTVKTRR, from the coding sequence ATGCAATCAGAAAATAGACGCTCCTGGAGTTCGGTTCTGGTTCGGTACACCATTAAAGAGTTCCTTTTTTCGTTTACCGTAGCCTTTCTGTTTTTCATTGTCATTTTTTTTGTAAACCAAATCCTAGTCATTGCCAGGGATAGGCTCTCGGAAAATGTTTCTATAATTGATACCCTGCGACTCATAGTATTCGCCATGCCTGCCATTGTTGCACTCTCCTTTCCCTTCGGTACCCTGCTTGCCGTGCTCATGACCACCGGGAAATTGGCCTCGGATAATGAAATCCTTGCCCTGCAAGCATCCGGCATCAGTCTTCCCAGGATATTTATACCGCTCATGGCGGTGGGGCTTCTCTTTTCCGGGATCTCTTTCGTAACAAATGATTACTTCCTTCCCCTCGGCACCCTGCGGTATACCCAACTGTACCAGGAACTTCTATTTAGCAACTCTGAGTTGGTGCTCCAGCCCAATTCTATTCAACGGTACGATGAATCAACGATTATCACCGGGGATGTGAGGTCCGGAATTGTTTATCAGGTAGTGATTTTAGATCAGGGGGAGGAACAGACGAACAGAATCATCTCCGCCGAAACCGCTCAGATTATTAGGAATGCAAAACAGGACGGGGTTATCTCCCTCTCCCTGGGGGGGGTAACAATTCATGAGGCTGATATTGAGAATCCCAGGGATTACACCCTCACCACCTCGGATACCATGGTGTATTCCATCCTGCTCAACCAGTTAACCAGCAGTATCCGAAACCCCAGCGCCCGGGAAATGAGCAGTCTAGATGTTTACGATTTAATACTAGCCAGGGAAGGGGTGTTGCAAGATCGCTGGTTGAGGGCCGATCGAGAGATAGCCCTGGCCCTTAGCCGGTTAATCAGTGCCTACCACAGCGGTGGTGATGGCCCTCAATTGCAGGGGCTGATTACCCAGATCGATGATCTTCGGAACCAGCCACGGGTCGACCGGACCCTCCAACTGTATAAAATCGAATTTTGGAAAAAGTTCTCCATCCCCTTCGCGTGTTTTACCTTCATCATCCTCGGTTTTCCCGTAGGCCTCATAGCCAGGCATAACGGGCGGGCTGTAGGCTTCGGTATTGGTGTGCTCTTTGCGGTGGTCTATTGGGCGCTTCTCTTAGGCGGCGAGGCCCTGGGGGTGCAGAACCTCAGAATTCCGCCAATGGTAGCTATGTTGTTTCCGAATGTGATGATGGTTTTGGCAGGTGTCATCCTCTACACCGTGAAAACCAGGAGGTAA
- the pnp gene encoding polyribonucleotide nucleotidyltransferase codes for MQTITLAIGEETLTLETGRMAKQANGAVFATYGGSAVLATACCGSRPVDDLDYVPLTVEYNEKYYAAGKIPGGFLKREARPKDKEILVSRLIDRPMRPLFDKAFKREIQVVPTVVSTDQINPPDVIAIVAASAAVHISDIPFDGPIGAVRVCYVDGHHVVNPTFDQITRSELDITIAGSAEGVTMVEGGAHQVSEALMLEAIEVGHAAIVTICEAQEELRRLIGKEKLPLAEQKAEIEFKAEVYDKYYAAIEEACFVKGKFERYAAINAVVTQATEEFADRITEENAKQFKAIFGDMEYEILRKSIINEKKRVDGRSPEDIRPITCEIDVLPRVHGSALFTRGETQALAVTTLGTVYDEQIMDDIDGDRRENFMLHYNFPPYSVGETGRLGTGRREIGHGHLAHRALHGVLPEKGSFPYTIRIVSEVLESNGSSSMATVCGGSLALLNSGVPIKKPVAGIAMGLISEGDSAVVLSDILGEEDHLGDMDFKVAGTEDGITAFQMDIKIKNVSPEIMKAALEQARKGRMHILGIMNQVIAKPMAELSQYAPRIITFKVDPEKIGILIGPSGKTIKSINEKYGVETNIDNDGSVTIYCKNAQKAEQAKDSFLALLQEPEIGKVYDGVVRRIVDFGAFIEFLPGKEGLCHISKMAKRRINSVNDVLELNQQVPVRLIEIDKMGRVNLALVLDDEDGGAMDRPRR; via the coding sequence ATGCAAACAATAACTCTTGCTATCGGAGAAGAGACGTTAACCCTTGAAACTGGGCGGATGGCAAAACAGGCAAACGGTGCGGTTTTCGCAACCTATGGCGGTTCGGCTGTGTTGGCAACGGCATGCTGTGGATCTCGCCCTGTGGATGATCTGGATTACGTACCGCTGACTGTGGAATACAACGAAAAGTACTACGCTGCCGGTAAGATCCCCGGCGGTTTTCTGAAACGTGAAGCTCGTCCGAAGGATAAAGAAATTCTTGTTTCCCGCTTGATCGACAGGCCCATGAGACCCCTCTTTGATAAGGCCTTTAAGCGGGAAATCCAGGTTGTTCCCACGGTTGTTTCCACCGATCAGATAAATCCGCCGGATGTGATTGCTATCGTTGCGGCCTCTGCCGCGGTACATATCTCCGACATCCCCTTCGATGGCCCCATCGGAGCCGTTCGGGTTTGTTATGTTGACGGGCACCATGTGGTGAACCCAACCTTTGATCAAATCACGCGTAGTGAACTGGATATCACCATTGCCGGTTCGGCCGAGGGTGTTACCATGGTTGAAGGGGGCGCCCATCAGGTCTCCGAGGCCTTGATGCTTGAAGCCATCGAGGTCGGTCATGCAGCAATCGTGACCATCTGCGAGGCTCAGGAAGAGTTGCGCCGCCTCATCGGCAAAGAGAAGCTCCCATTGGCCGAACAAAAGGCTGAAATAGAGTTCAAAGCCGAGGTATACGATAAGTATTACGCTGCCATCGAAGAAGCTTGTTTCGTTAAGGGCAAGTTTGAACGGTATGCAGCCATCAATGCAGTGGTAACCCAGGCAACTGAAGAGTTTGCTGACCGTATTACCGAAGAGAATGCAAAGCAGTTTAAGGCGATCTTCGGCGATATGGAGTACGAAATTCTCCGGAAGAGCATCATCAATGAAAAGAAACGGGTTGATGGCCGGAGTCCTGAGGACATCAGGCCGATAACCTGCGAAATTGATGTACTTCCCAGGGTTCATGGATCAGCCCTTTTTACCCGGGGCGAAACCCAGGCGCTGGCAGTAACCACCCTTGGAACCGTTTATGACGAGCAGATTATGGACGACATTGACGGCGACCGACGGGAAAACTTCATGCTCCATTATAACTTCCCGCCCTACAGTGTCGGGGAGACCGGTCGACTGGGAACGGGCCGCCGGGAAATCGGACATGGCCACCTTGCCCATCGGGCTTTGCACGGCGTTTTACCGGAGAAGGGTAGCTTCCCGTACACTATTCGTATTGTTTCCGAGGTACTGGAATCGAATGGTTCCTCCTCCATGGCCACGGTTTGCGGTGGAAGCCTCGCGCTTCTCAACTCGGGTGTTCCTATTAAAAAGCCGGTAGCAGGAATCGCCATGGGACTCATCTCCGAGGGTGATTCAGCCGTTGTGCTCTCAGATATTCTCGGTGAAGAGGACCATCTCGGAGATATGGACTTTAAGGTCGCTGGAACCGAAGACGGAATAACCGCCTTCCAGATGGACATTAAGATCAAAAACGTATCTCCCGAGATCATGAAGGCCGCCTTGGAGCAAGCCAGGAAGGGGCGTATGCATATTCTTGGTATTATGAACCAGGTTATTGCCAAGCCCATGGCCGAGCTATCCCAGTATGCTCCGCGGATTATTACCTTCAAGGTTGATCCGGAGAAAATCGGTATTCTGATTGGACCTTCCGGTAAGACAATCAAGAGTATAAATGAGAAATACGGGGTAGAAACCAATATTGATAATGATGGGTCAGTGACTATCTACTGTAAGAATGCCCAGAAGGCTGAGCAAGCCAAGGATAGCTTCCTTGCCCTGCTGCAGGAGCCGGAAATTGGAAAGGTCTATGACGGTGTAGTCCGGCGGATTGTAGACTTCGGTGCCTTCATCGAATTCCTCCCAGGGAAAGAGGGACTCTGCCATATAAGTAAGATGGCAAAACGGAGAATCAACTCCGTGAATGATGTCCTTGAACTCAATCAGCAGGTACCGGTAAGACTTATCGAAATCGATAAGATGGGTCGTGTAAACCTGGCCCTGGTTCTTGATGACGAGGATGGCGGCGCCATGGATCGACCACGGCGATAG
- the rpsO gene encoding 30S ribosomal protein S15 gives MSVTKEEIAGIVEKFGTSATDTGKTEVQVALLTKRITDLTEHLKTHKKDHSSRRGLLKLVGQRRRLLKYLKGKNLEAYRELISSLNLRK, from the coding sequence ATGTCCGTGACAAAAGAAGAAATTGCAGGAATTGTTGAAAAGTTCGGTACATCAGCGACTGATACCGGCAAGACTGAGGTGCAGGTTGCTCTATTAACCAAGAGGATTACCGATCTGACCGAGCATTTGAAGACCCACAAGAAGGATCATAGCTCCCGACGCGGATTGCTTAAGCTGGTTGGTCAGCGACGACGGCTGCTAAAGTATCTGAAGGGTAAGAATCTTGAGGCGTACCGTGAATTGATTTCCTCCCTCAATCTAAGAAAATAA
- the murJ gene encoding murein biosynthesis integral membrane protein MurJ has product MSDTAKTSLQSTSRSTFIVMVSTLLSRLLGFIRIALVSMFFGGDGKADILNLVFTVPNNLRKLLAEGALSSAFIPVLTESMVTAPDGSKARRIVGNLLAFQLAILVPFLFLTIIFAPQVSAIIFNFPDPGDQALAVDLFRWLISYILLISIASVLMGTLNSCNHFLVPAITPVLFSVTVIGSIIFLHESLGIFSMAVGVLTGGFAQILVQLPTFRSYGFSIKPDWNFSNPEFRKILRFWGPVVLSSAVFTVNQQIAVRFASGLEPGSGTALSNALVFWQLPFGIFSASVITVLYPRMSRQTALGETQGIRQTLTFGLRALFALLVPSAVLLMLLGKEIIGPALQRGAFMPHHTAMAAEVLLYLSIGLFFSASGNLFQRFFYSRKDFKTPIYNALLILVLDVGLSLWLKETVLRVAGLALANSIAAGVGLWFLFIRARKDLGGLNLRGFLPTFWKTCVSTLLMAGYIVVLNGLVFPADWWALGSTGLNWLRILVIGIGSVLIIVVSYIILKVEVVNLAFKKRLPPQ; this is encoded by the coding sequence ATGAGCGACACCGCAAAAACATCCCTTCAGTCAACCTCCCGCTCCACGTTTATCGTGATGGTTTCAACCCTGCTCAGCCGTCTCCTTGGATTTATCAGAATTGCCCTGGTAAGCATGTTTTTTGGCGGGGACGGGAAGGCTGATATCCTGAATCTTGTATTCACCGTACCCAATAATCTGCGGAAGCTCCTGGCCGAAGGCGCCCTATCGTCGGCTTTTATTCCCGTACTCACCGAATCGATGGTTACCGCCCCGGACGGTTCAAAGGCCCGGAGGATAGTCGGAAACCTCCTTGCCTTTCAGTTGGCAATTCTTGTTCCCTTCTTGTTTCTAACGATTATCTTCGCCCCCCAGGTATCTGCGATTATCTTCAATTTCCCCGACCCAGGCGATCAGGCCCTGGCTGTAGACCTCTTCCGCTGGCTGATTTCATATATCCTGTTGATCTCCATCGCCTCGGTGCTCATGGGAACCCTCAATAGCTGTAACCACTTCCTTGTCCCTGCCATCACCCCCGTATTGTTTTCAGTTACCGTAATCGGCTCGATCATATTCCTCCATGAATCGCTGGGGATTTTTTCGATGGCGGTGGGGGTGCTCACCGGCGGGTTTGCCCAGATACTGGTCCAGCTTCCAACGTTTCGGTCCTACGGATTCTCCATTAAACCAGATTGGAATTTTTCTAATCCGGAATTCAGGAAGATCCTCCGGTTCTGGGGGCCTGTCGTGTTATCCTCTGCGGTCTTCACCGTGAACCAACAGATCGCTGTTCGTTTCGCCAGCGGCCTCGAGCCGGGAAGCGGTACAGCCCTTAGCAATGCCCTGGTCTTTTGGCAATTACCCTTTGGGATTTTCTCAGCCAGTGTCATAACGGTTCTCTATCCTCGGATGAGTCGGCAGACTGCCCTGGGTGAGACCCAGGGGATCCGGCAGACCCTTACCTTCGGTCTCCGGGCGTTATTCGCCCTCCTTGTACCCTCTGCGGTTCTCCTTATGCTTCTCGGGAAGGAAATAATTGGACCCGCCTTACAGCGCGGAGCCTTTATGCCCCACCATACAGCCATGGCCGCCGAGGTGTTATTATACCTAAGCATCGGATTGTTTTTTTCTGCCAGCGGGAACCTATTTCAACGGTTCTTTTATTCGAGAAAAGACTTTAAAACACCGATCTACAATGCATTACTAATCCTAGTACTGGATGTAGGGCTTTCGCTCTGGCTGAAGGAGACGGTCCTCCGGGTTGCCGGACTAGCCTTGGCGAATAGCATTGCTGCAGGGGTTGGCCTCTGGTTTCTCTTCATCCGCGCCCGCAAGGATCTTGGCGGATTGAATCTCAGAGGGTTTCTACCCACCTTTTGGAAGACCTGTGTTTCTACCCTCCTAATGGCTGGGTATATTGTCGTACTCAACGGGCTAGTGTTTCCTGCAGATTGGTGGGCCCTGGGCAGCACCGGATTGAATTGGCTCAGAATTCTTGTTATCGGTATAGGTAGTGTACTCATCATCGTTGTATCCTATATTATTCTAAAAGTGGAGGTAGTGAATCTTGCTTTCAAGAAACGATTGCCACCCCAATGA
- the tgt gene encoding tRNA guanosine(34) transglycosylase Tgt has protein sequence MNQPIFTLKHRDEFCQARRGEIQLPHGRVQTPVFMPVGTQGTVKALSHQMVEDIGFEIILGNTYHLYLRPGTEVIADFGGLHEFSTWNRNILTDSGGFQVFSLSPFRKITDEGVQFRSHIDGSKHMLTPESVVEIQRVLGSDIQMVLDVCTEHGIDKKSAHKALTTTTRWAKRAKDAWQQSLGDYRGAAFGIVQGNFFEDLRAQSAQELSELDFPGYAIGGLSVGEPPEVFEHFLHYTAPLLPTGKPKYVMGIGTPDYILSAVEAGIDMFDCVFPTRVARNGYFFSRDGRINIKNERYRRDTQPIDLDSPISMYSRAYLRHLFKAGEMLGPMLATRHNLWFLHTFMTEIRTAIEENRFLEYKNTFLERYGRGMGNTI, from the coding sequence GTGAATCAACCCATATTTACCCTGAAACACAGGGATGAGTTTTGTCAGGCCAGACGGGGAGAAATACAGCTGCCCCACGGCCGGGTGCAGACACCGGTGTTTATGCCCGTAGGAACCCAGGGAACTGTTAAGGCCTTAAGTCATCAGATGGTTGAAGATATTGGCTTCGAGATCATTTTAGGGAACACCTACCACCTTTATCTGCGACCGGGAACAGAAGTTATTGCAGACTTCGGCGGGCTCCATGAGTTTTCCACCTGGAACCGAAATATCCTCACAGATTCTGGTGGATTCCAGGTATTTTCTCTTTCACCCTTTCGTAAAATCACCGATGAAGGCGTACAATTTCGCAGCCATATTGACGGTTCTAAGCATATGCTTACCCCTGAGTCAGTCGTAGAGATTCAGAGAGTATTAGGCTCCGATATTCAGATGGTTCTTGATGTCTGCACCGAACACGGGATCGACAAGAAGAGTGCTCATAAAGCATTGACCACTACCACCCGCTGGGCAAAACGCGCCAAGGATGCCTGGCAGCAGAGCCTCGGGGACTACCGGGGCGCTGCCTTCGGTATCGTCCAGGGGAACTTTTTTGAGGATCTCAGGGCGCAATCCGCCCAGGAACTTTCAGAGCTTGATTTTCCCGGGTATGCCATCGGAGGACTGTCCGTAGGAGAACCGCCTGAGGTGTTTGAGCATTTTCTACACTACACAGCTCCGCTGCTTCCTACAGGTAAACCGAAGTATGTTATGGGAATCGGCACCCCTGACTACATTCTCTCCGCAGTGGAAGCGGGAATTGATATGTTTGACTGTGTATTCCCCACCCGGGTCGCCAGAAACGGCTACTTTTTTAGCAGGGATGGCAGGATTAATATTAAAAATGAACGGTACCGCCGGGATACCCAGCCTATAGATTTGGATAGCCCCATATCCATGTACTCCCGGGCATATCTCCGGCACCTCTTCAAGGCGGGGGAGATGTTGGGTCCCATGTTAGCAACCAGACACAACCTCTGGTTTCTTCATACCTTCATGACGGAGATTCGAACCGCTATTGAAGAGAACCGGTTTCTAGAATACAAAAATACATTCCTCGAGCGCTATGGAAGAGGGATGGGGAATACGATATGA